Proteins from one Hyperolius riggenbachi isolate aHypRig1 chromosome 2, aHypRig1.pri, whole genome shotgun sequence genomic window:
- the LOC137544703 gene encoding uncharacterized protein: protein MGKHKGGESKSKRRDKEDRQVEQQKEEASHRSSFGTTDQSVASSQRRQDPELQHSRQDHPTDIKSSNLASSKSSSSSSALKQLQQYDNRRSQSSTEDSDHRVIPSTSFGPVMEKNQCWICGRPALPHKKVCELCHLDIAREDREVSTLIKQVVKDTVAEMSHSQSRHSPDTRSSRNSSQDDSSDEDSNIEMECFDFSLVPSFISSVRSAIEWQDEAASPKNKRRRYYKHLTKTKVSFPLMEEIKEVILEEWEKTVKKPSLKNKFQKMYPLEDRDEALIQTCPVVDASLMRIVKNVTLPIEDAVAFKDVLDRQIDQDLKRSYLASGETSRAAIALTSVAKANRVWIDKVQRDIARGASMDEVTFGLNELRLSADFLGEASVDIVRSASRSMLYAVMAKRNLWLKPWSADPTSKQAWSKIPFDGKNLFGPKMDAAISRVTGGKSGLLPQDRRFSRQKFSQYRKQLASKFTESKSYRPGREYRKNWQRPQNTFQRSTKARTSSATSNAVKPF from the exons ATGGGAAAGCATAAAGGGGGTGAATCAAAATCTAAAAG ACGCGACAAGGAGGATCGTCAGGTGGAGCAGCAGAAAGAGGAAGCCTCCCATAGATCCTCGTTTGGGACTACGGATCAGTCAGTTGCATCTTCCCAACGACGTCAGGATCCGGAGCTTCAGCATTCTCGGCAGGATCATCCTACGGATATTAAATCGTCCAATTTAGCATCATCAAAATCCTCGTCAAGTTCCTCGGCTCTTAAGCAATTACAACAATATGATAATAGAAGATCGCAGTCGTCAACAGAAGATTCGGACCATCGAGTGATTCCTTCTACCTCCTTTGGACCAGTCATGGAAAAGAATCAATGTTGGATTTGTGGTAGACCTGCTTTACCCCACAAGAAGGTTTGCGAGTTGTGCCACCTGGACATTGCTAGGGAGGATAGGGAAGTGTCCACGCTAATAAAGCAGGTGGTAAAGGATACGGTGGCAGAGATGTCGCACAGTCAAAGCCGTCACTCTCCAGACACTCGTTCCTCCAGAAACTCATCACAAGATGATAGCTCAGATGAGGATTCGAatatagaaatggaatgttttgaTTTCTCCCTCGTTCCTTCATTTATTTCAAGTGTAAGATCAGCAATAGAGTGGCAGGATGAAGCGGCATCGCCAAAAAACAAGAGAAGACGATATTACAAACATCTGACTAAAACTAAAGTTTCGTTTCCTTTGATGGAGGAGATTAAGGAAGTGATATTGGAAGAATGGGAGAAGACAGTCAAGAAACCTTCTCTCAAGAATAAATTTCAAAAAATGTATCCTTTGGAGGATCGGGATGAAGCACTTATTCAGACATGCCCTGTTGTAGACGCATCATTAATGAGAATAGTGAAGAACGTTACCCTGCCGATAGAAGATGCTGTGGCCTTTAAAGATGTATTAGATCGGCAAATAGATCAGGACCTGAAGAGATCCTACTTAGCTTCAGGGGAAACGTCTCGGGCCGCTATTGCATTAACCTCAGTAGCAAAGGCTAACAGAGTTTGGATAGACAAGGTTCAAAGAGATATAGCAAGGGGTGCATCGATGGATGAAGTTACGTTTGGCTTAAATGAGTTAAGATTATCGGCAGACTTCTTGGGTGAGGCCAGTGTGGACATAGTCCGCTCTGCCAGTCGTTCAATGTTATATGCCGTCATGGCGAAAAGAAATTTATGGCTGAAACCCTGGTCAGCAGATCCTACATCGAAACAGGCCTGGTCGAAAATACCTTTTGATGGAAAGAATTTATTCGGGCCCAAGATGGATGCGGCCATCTCAAGAGTTACAGGGGGCAAATCGGGTCTGTTGCCCCAGGACAGAAGATTCAGTAGACAAAAATTCTCTCAATACAGAAAGCAGTTAGCAAGCAAGTTTACCGAGTCAAAGTCTTATCGCCCTGGAAGGGAGTACCGTAAAAACTGGCAACGCCCCCAAAATACCTTTCAAAGGTCTACAAAAGCCAGAACATCTTCAGCCACAAGTAATGCAGTTAAGCCTTTTTGA